The nucleotide window TACAAGACCAACAGGACTCTAGCCCTTGTACCAAAGCAAGGGGAAGGTGCCAGTAAGATTTATGCCATAAACATCACCTTTTAATCTTCTACTAACCctagagaaattttaaaaaacaaaaccaaaactctgACCCCTTGACTTTGTTCATTGAGCTCACACTCACACTAGCACCCATTGGCGAATGTGGAACACaggttatttaaaaacaaaatctcaagtgattTTGCAGCATTAACCTGAGTACTGGGAGAGCTGCTATTTTGGTATCTTAGCCATCACTTCTGAGTGATAAACCcaggagggaaaaaaagccaCCTTACTGCCTACTTCAAGTTTTAAAGTTTCAGGATAAGAACACATGAGCACCATGTCAGGCTACTCTAAGCAGCCAGGGCTAAGTTGTGCAAGCGGAGGGAGCACCTTGGGCTCCTCTGCAAGGGCCAGGAGGCTCTGCTCCCACTGAACAGGAGAAAGCTGAGGTACACAGTGAGGTGAGGCCCCACACAGGTGAGCTGAGGAAGGGGAGAGGTGAGGTGCCTTCAGGGAGGGGATGATTCCAGGGACCTGGCTCTGACTAGAGCTTCCCAGTCCTGGGCAGAACTATTCACATGCAAAGTAGTCCTTCAAGGGGGCAAAGAGGTGTCTGATGACTGGCACACTCCAGGACCTTCCCAGCAGCTTCTGGCGGGCGCCACGACCCATGTTGGACACGTCTGTGTAGTGGGCAGGAAAGCCGAAGATCCTGtgagaacagagagagaagagacaagttCAGAAGGGTCCATGTCTCCAACACCAAGAACAGCCATGATCTGGAAGTCCAGGCTTGCAAAAGCCATGAGGCTGCCACTGTGTCTGTCCACAATTCCCCTTCCCCATGCCTTCAGCCCAGACTGTTGGGCGCAAAGGAACCTTCTAGACTGCCAGTTCCACTGGCTCCTCAGAACACTTGCTGACAGCTGATAGCTGAGTCACAGGGCACTGTGACTGTCTTGTGTCTCCTGCAACAGAACTGTGTCCATTGTCCTTACACACCATGCAAGGACAAATTTCTAGTATGAATTAAGCCATGTATGATTGCCAACCAGGTAGCAGACATGTGTCCAGAACCACTGTTAAATGTGTAGGGTGAATCGGTGCATGAATGACAGACAGTTACCTGTATTTGGCCTCAAAACATAACAGAAGTCAAGAAATTTATTGGAGGTCGGGCCGCAGGGAGGCAAAATTTTCAAGTAAAAGGCTCATAGATACCAGTTCTGTAGCCACCTGAGCACATGtacctacatacacacagagactgacagatacatacacacacacacacacaccctgtctctcaaaacattagagaaaaaaaatcccagagctGGTGCAAGGAAGGGCAAAGTCAATCATCAAGGATGCTCACGAGGACAAAGAAAGACTGACCCCAGTATGGCAGGATAAAAACAGTTCTAAAATCACCCAAAGGGCTCCCCCATCAAGGGCAGGCCCTGCTATTCTAGGCATCTACACAGTACCAATCACATCTCATACCCGCTTTAAACTGAGCTCCCAAATTCCAGGACAAGCCACAGCATGGGCATAATTACAATGTTGTTTGTTCTTACCCAGCCCCCAAGGCACAGGGATCTTTGCAGCAGAGGGGCATTAGACTATGAGAGCCCAGGGTGGTTGGTAAGACCTGAAACCTCCAGACCTTACAGGTCAGAAAGCACGTACAAACTCAATGTTGTGATGACATGCACCAAATGAGTGCAAGATTGAACTGCAGTGTGGGGGTATGGTAGAAATCCCTGATGTAGGTAGAGACGTCCTGGGACTGGGAAAGTCAGTTGACCTGAACCCTGCTGAGTTGATTATACAACACAGCAGAATACACAGAACCACTGGGAGGACTTaatgaaaaaaggagaaaagtaacATCTAAACTGGATGAGAGATAGGAGAGTGGAGCGTTGGTAATGAAGTCGAGGCAAAGGGCTAAatgttgaaattttaaaaagcccaGCATTTAGGGAGCTGACACAAAGGAAATGCATAAATGACAAGTTCTTGTTCAGTTCAGAAACCATCTTAGTGTAAAGAGACAAATAGGTAATGGATATAGTAAATATTAGCACCTCCATGAAACATTTAATATAAAACATCTGGTAAAAATAGGAGGCCATCACGATCTACAAGCTAGCTCCAGAACTATCAGAACTACATACAGTCCTGGTctcttaaaacaagaaaaaaacaactgaaatcaGAAACTGCTGCTTCCGTACATAAAGGTAAAGACTGAGGCTCAGAAGAAGGTAGAGCGGAACTCTGGGGATAAACGAGAGTTtccttagcttttcttctttagACCAAGTTAAGGGACAGGAAAATGATTAGGGTAATGCAGTCAGGCGTCCACCATGCTGTCTCTCACCCATTTCCCCCTTCTTGCTTTGTTCCCATGCTTCCCTTTCCAAGTGCAGCTCACCTTTCGAGCTCAGTGCACCACAAAACATCATCCTTGCCATTCATGACTACGGGGAAAAGCTGGTTTTTCCCCTGTCTGATGGAGTTCGACTTGGTAGTTATTGTCTGCACTTTCTTTAACTGGAGAACAAAACAACATCACAGGGTAAGCTCAGAAGGCTCCAAGTAGGGTCAGGACCAGAGGCATCCAgagagggcagaggacagagaGCTGGAGTTTGAAGAGGTGGcgaggacagacagacacagggagaagacaaagaaacagacTTCAGGATTCTTTATGTTTCCCACAAGTTCATGAAGGAAGACCAGCCACTTAGACTTTAGCCAAAAGTGACCGTGGAGGATCACATGGGGCCAAGACACCAGCTACTGATTGATCAAAGGGGTCCTTCAAGAGCAAAACCCTTCCAGAATCACAGTGGCCAACCAGAGCTGGAGCAACAGGCCTTTGCTTTACGCAGACGTGGAGCAGCAGACACATGGTCCTTCCTGTGTGCCTGTGACTTCACAGCACATAGCCTTTTGCAGCAGCATCTGCCACTGCTCATTACTGCAAAGACCATCTGCAGCCCAGCCTCTGGGCATCCAACAGCAGCCATCGCAGAGCCCGGTTACATTTCTTACTCATTTATCCACAACATCGCCTACTCTGAACTTGAGGGGGAGACAGAATAGCTCCATGGGGGAAAGGCCCAGCACCAGGACAGGAGTCCGTGAGGGAATGAGCAGGAACCACGGGGGCAGAGCCAAGGTCGCGGTGGCAAAGACCACCCGGCATCTTACCTTTGCTGTCCTACTGAACTCCAAGCAGTCCTGCAGCTCGAGTCTATCATTCTTGGAAGCTATCACGGGCCTGGGAACAGCCAAAACTGTTACTCTCCAGTGTCTGCACTGGAGGTCCAAGTAAGAGACCTCATAAGCCAGACGCGGAGAATTTAGATTTTAAATAAGTGttgtgtgttttgcttgtttttaagatGTTCCATGGaagaaaacaacatcaacaaaggAATGCTCCTCTAGAACAGGGGCTACACAGTTCTGATCAGCCATTTGGGTATTGGGGACAGAAACAAGACCAAGTGCTCTGAACTGCCTTGCTCGTTCCCTTCTCCAGAATCTGCTTCTCAGTTGTACTGTGGCAATCATCACTTCACAAGCATTTGATGAAAACCATCCTGTGAGTGCACAAGGCTGTATGTACTTGAGGACAAGCCAGTACCCACCCAGAGTGTAGTGTTCCCACTGAGAGCATCACCTTCTGCAAACAGAAGGTGGCCCACCACAGCTCCCTATAGGCAGCTCAATGAGTAATCACCTCGGGCATCCTTTAAGACATGCAGTGCTAGGGATGAGACCGTAAAAGGCTAGTGAATGCCACTCTCCCATGAATGCCATGCAGTGATCGCGCCCTCTAACTCAGGCCACCTGATTTGAAAATGTGGATTCAAACATCCAGAGCTGGATTTCATCAGAAACCTGTCCACATCTGTACATGGAGGCCATGAACACTACTATGGCAACTCCATTAAAGGACCAAAATACCTGAGACATTACAATGGGAATAGTTTAGTTAAGGAATCACACCCAGCCCTGACAGGCCTGAGATAGCCTTCTTTTAACCACCTGGCGACAAATCCTATTTTCTTCAACGGTAGTCATGAGACTACATGAAGCTGAGAGAAAAGGTCAGAACAAGTCTAGATCTGTGCAGATTCAAATATCGACTGGACTTAAACCTTCAGCACCGGTAGTGGCACTTGGTCAAGTCCAGCCCCAGAGCGTCAATAGTGATggtgaaaaacaacatatttcaGGCGGTCCTagtgcacacatgctcacaggcACACACGTGTAAGTGTAAGGATCTGCACAAACTAGATTTGAGTCTCAGATCAATGTGTGGTAGTCCATCCCATAGAGAGATCACCAGTGCAGTCTTTCCTATGTCTCAAATGTCCAATGTATCAAACCAGACCCTCCTTAGCCAACTTACTGACTGCCACCCTACAAGCTCCAGAAGGCTGTACCATCCTTTGACTCTAGTCTCAGTTGATACAGAGTAATCTCCACCACCTCATTTGGGTCTCTTCCCTACCTTCCTACTATTCTTCTGACTAGACAGAATGCACTTGTTAGCAGCTCCAATATTTCCCAGTCCTACCATGTGGTGCCATGTTTGGACAGAACTACTTGTAGGTACCTATACCTGAAGTTTCTTTCCAAGGCACTTTTGATCTATAATCGCTGATCTTGGGGTTTGCCCAGAAAAATCCACCCACCTTATAATCGGAGTCCTTCCATTCATAGAATGCTCATTATTCATATTGCTGCACTCCTTCTGTTCTGTTGAATGGGGCTCTCTCCTTGTCCACTCCCATCTCAGTCCTGAGCATACCCACTACCCTCATTAGCTTGtctaccccccaaaaaaagccatCAGTAGAGTCTATCATCGAACAGGCAACACGACAGCAATGAAAGAATGACAGATGTGAAATTTAGCACATGGTAACCCAAGGTGAACACGGTATGGTACCGGTAATTCAGCAAGCTCCAGTCACCAatgacacacacaaaatgaataaataactcaCCCACCACCCCCGTGACCCCCAACCACGCttggccaatatcaaaatcatCAAAACCAATATTCCTCTAAAAGTGTTCCAGAGCACATGACAAGTCAGAGATGTCCAATAGCATTACATTTTGCATGTTCATTAGCATGTCTTCTAGTCAAACATAGATGAGATAGAAGCCTCTGTGGATCAAACTGCTGTGTGTAAACTGTTGACTAAGCCCCTCTTGCTTCATAAAAGGGTGGGAAAACTGCCTGAGAAACCAGAGGCAGCCAGAGCCTGTGCTATTTATTCTtgaaaagatttacttattatgcaTTTGAAAGTTCATCTGCATGTATGATCAGCACATCCCATGGATACCTGGAACCCTAAGAAGACAAGTGGGCAGAGTCCCTTGAACAAGACATTAAGACCAATAATTAGCACATGGGATGTCATAAACGTCCATCATGTATGAAGGGGGAAGCCTATAGAAGGGGAAGATTGTTACTAACTATATTCTGATAGATCGTTgctatctaaaatatataaagaactaaaaacgGGCAACAAAAATAGTGAACTGAGTTCCCAAAAGATGAAATGCAAATGACCTAGAGACACTTAATGAAatattcaatatccttagccataaTGAAAAGTGCAAATTACAagatatttcatcttacagcagTCAGAGTGGCCAAATAGCTTGTAGTACCAAGGATGTGGGGCAAAGAGGAACCTTTAATTGACGCAGGGAGGGCAAACTGGGCATTTGGGCACAATGGGCAGTATGGCAGTTCCGCATCAAGTTGGATCTGCCTGAAGATGCAGCTATCCCACTCTTGATGACACATCTAGGGACTCTACACCCTCCTACAGAGACACTTATTCAGCCATGTTCACTGTTGAACATtaagccagaagttggaaactgCCTAGATGCCCACCAACTAGTGCAGAGATAAAACAATGGAGTTATTTAGCTGTTACGAAAAACAACATTTGCCTTTCTTGATTGTGAGCCAACTTGGTTGGAGACTGTCCTGTACCTAACGCAGGAAGATGGAGGCTGCAAAGAAGATGAAAATGTCTCTGGAATTGATCAACTCTAGGGTCCAAACTGTTATAAAAAGGGGAATCATGGTCTGAGTTACAGATTCTGAAGATGATCATACAAGACAAAGTGAATTGTTTATCCTCATCAACCAACTGCCCAGCTCTGAGGAAATCTGAAATACAATACTATGCCATTTTGGCTAAAACTGGTATCCATCACTATGGCTGCAATAATATTGAATTGGGCACAGCATACAGAAAATACTACAGAGTATGCGAATGAGCTGTCATTTGAACTAGGTGATTCTGATATTATTAGAAGCATGACAGAACAGACTAGTTAAAAGTAAACCAATAaagtttttcttaaataaaacttGCTAGAGCTCCTTTCAAAAAATTTTTCAAAGTAGAAAAATATCCTGAGTTAAGTAACTGAGACCAAAAGGTCAAATACTGTGTATTCTCCCTTATATGTGAATACTAGCTTTTAAGCCTTTGACAGTGTGCTCCAACCCAGAGGTTAAGTACACATAAGGACATGAGGGAGGAAGCTTATATCCAAGAAagataaaatatatatctttataaagagataaaggaaAACTGTAATAGACCAAATACATAAGGAACTTGGGGAGGTTTGTCTGCGTGTGTTACTTGCATACCATGTACATGGCTGGATTCCTAGGATAATAAGAGGGTGTCAGATGACCTAGAACTTGAGTTTCAGATGGCAGTggagcaccatgtgggtgctaggaatcaaacccagacaGTTGCAAAGTTAGCAAATGAACTTATCCCCCAGCCATCATTTCCCCAGCTGCTGCACTAGCACTGACAGCTCAGCTCTGCAGCCTGGTTGGTCACTGAGGGGTCAGGCCAGGACCAACTTCATCTCAGGGGCAAAAGGAATGCGGTCTTTGATACTTAACATTTGCAGTAGAACTGTAGCATGAAGAACAGGGAGGCTTCAGTGTTCCCAGTCCTCAGGGGACCTAGAATCACCCACCCTGCACCTCGACCAAGGCACCTCGACTGTCAGGGAGTCCTGACGAGTGCCCCAGTTATCCAGAAGGCAGGACTTTCTAGAACAGTCATTCCCAACTTTCCTAatgctttaatacagttccttaggTGGTGtgtcacaacaaaaaattacttTGTTGGTACTTCTCAACTATAATTTTGCTTTTATGAATCGtaaagtaaatatctgatatgcagtaGACCAGATGTGACTCCCTGTGAAGGGGTCATTTGACACCCCACCCCCGGGTATTGCAAcccagtttgagaaccactgttctagagggTTGGGTCAAATCTGTACAACTTTGCACCTATGCGCCTCAGGACTCTTACCTGTTCATCCCAGGTAGGTTACCCCAGAAGTACCGGGCCCTGTGAGCAGCAGAAACCTTGATGGCATCAATCATCACTGGATTACACTGCAGGAAGAGAAGGGAGCTGCTGGGGACACCAAGACTTGGATGTCAGTCAGCCTGGTCTGACCTGTCAGGTGACAAGGCTTTGCTAACTAACAAAAAACAAGGAGCCAGACTAGTTCCCCAGAGAGACAGGTTGGAGCAGTGCTGATATTAGTCTATGAGATGAGACCTCCCCATCTTGATTCATGCCAAAATTCTACTTGAAGGTTCCCCAGGCAGTGTATGTATGGGCACCTAAACAGAGGTTCAAGATAGTTTTAtcggggggctggagagatggctcagttgtgaagagcactgactgctgttCTGGACTCCGTGCACCCTCATGGCAACTCCCACTGTCTatactccaagatctgacaccctcacagagacatacatgtaggcaaaacaccagtgcacatacaataaaaacagatacatttttaaaaagatagctGTATCACTTCGGGCTGAATTGTAAtccagcagtggtggtgcacacctgtactcccagctctctggaggcagagaggtagaTTAATAGAtcaaggaaagccagggctatatGAGAAGGATGGCTCAAGAAGCCTGGTGATGGGATGGATTTCCAAAAGCCACATAGTGGAAAGAATTGGCTTCAACCTTGTGACCAAACATGCAACAGGGCAGGGGTACCtatgggcacacatacaaaatgaTGCTTAAAATGAAGGAACACAAAGAATTGGGAGACACAAGCCCTTAAGACAGGAGAATTGTTGACCAGCAAGGATGGTGTGACCTAGATGGGTCAGGTAAGTTAAAAAAGAATAGCTAAATAGTCCATCCTCAGATAGAGCCACACCCTCCTCTAAGCAGGAAAGCATTTCCTCAGCAATATCCAGCAGCCAGTGTTAGTAGGTCCTTTCTTGCCAGGTTTCCTGGGCAGTCCACTCACCGCCAAAAATCGGGAGATGTCCTTCTTGTCATTAACTTTCATGGCCACCACGTTCTCAAACATCCAGAAGAATGGACGGTTGTCGCCCTCCTTGGGGCGTGTATAATTTAACAAGTGATAAAACTCAAAGAAGAGTCTTCCTGTGCCCTCTGTATTAGTAAGAACATTGGTAAATGGAGTTGAGTAAAAAGCTTTATCCAACACAAGCTGCAACCTCCCCAAGATCAAGAGTCTTCCATGGAAACAGAAGTAAAGAAACACCATGGACTATAGCTCTTGAGTCCTAGGATGGCTAAATAATTGGGCCTGAGCTATGAGCAACGCTGAGAAACTAACAGTGACTTTTCAGAGATTGCATCTGAATTGTAGAATGTAGACCGTAAGGGGTCACATTTCACCACCGAGGGGAGGGGATTGGATCACAAAACCACTCAGGCCACTCACCATACAGGCCTTTCCTGGCAGGATTGACATTTGAGAGATCATTGCACGGGCTTCCACCAATCACCAAGTCAAATGGGCCCCACTCTTCAATCTGAGGGGAAAAACACAGGGCTGGGATGAGCATAGGGAAGGAAGAATTAAAACCTTCTTGTCTCGGGGAAACAGCTAAGACACCAATTCTACAATATTCCTTTGTAACAGCTAAAAAGTTTTGAGAGAACTAAGTAATCTAGAATTGCACGACAAATTGCCCAGTATGCCCTTTTCTCTAAGGTGTCCACACCTTTCCTATGTGCAACCCTGGACCTGAAGGACGGGGACAGCATGCTATGAGAACAGAGAAAGTCCAGGTTATAAAAGAGATAagcaagatgaaataaactccaGGAAAACAGTGACCCTCACATTTTTCTTGGTGATTTTCCTGACATCATTCACATATTTGATTTGGCCTTCATGCTTAACAGTTCCCACAGCGATGGACTCTGCACAGACTTCAGAGGCAACGTACTTTTCCACTTTAATACCCAAGTCTTTGAGCACCAAGTATCCTGTGAGGGAGCAAACAGAAACATGAGGCCGAGAGGACAAGTGCAGAGCCATCGGTACCACTGTGAACTACTGAAGCTGACTGAGACCCTCAGAGCATCATTGCCCATTTTGGCTGTGTATGGGAGAACTCACAAATGGAAATGAACCAGAATTAAGGGAGGTAATTATTGTGTAATTgaccaaaaatatatttaagcaTGTAGAATGAAAAGCTTAAAATTAAAAGTTACAATGCAAGGGCTAAGcatgacttttcttttttgaaatagggtttctctgtgtagtgttttgactgttctggagtcactttgtaaaccaggctagtctggaacttaagagttctacctgcctctgacaaccgagtgctgggtttacaggcgaGGGCCATAACCCAGCTAAGTATGTTTTAAAATGGAAACGAGGAACATTGCATGAGCCCCGCAGCCTGAGAATGTTAACTGGGAATGTGCAGCCAGATACCATCTGGGCTGTACCATTTGCACCTCAGGCTTGTGGACTGATTTGCACATATATACAAACTGAGGGATATGAACGTTTGCATGTGTACATAGCGAACTTTTCAGATGCCTgaacagaaggaaaacaagatTCAGGTCTCATTAGAAACGGCCATTGGGGCCAGGGAAGGAATGTAGCAGGGACAGACACTTGCCACCAACCTTGACACATGGGTCATCTCCATGGTTTGTGTGGCAAGCACATTTATagtcacacaaatacataaatgcaaGAACGGTGTGAAAGAGAAGGCACAGAGGCCGTGGAGTGCAGCAAAAACAGGCACACACGTGACATCTCTGCTACTCCTGTTCTTAATTGCCATGTGGGAGACACCTTTAACCTGCCTAGATGCTTCCAGTGTCCCAACAGAAAATCAAACCAACTCACCTGTTGCAATTCCATCAAACAGAGACAGGACTCTAATGGGCCTCCTTCTGGCTGCAGGGATTGCTGGGTACAACTTGGGCGGCTCCTGCCAGATAAGGAAAGAGACTGATGGCTCAGAGTGCCCATCCATCCTCCTGTGCCCAGAAGCTTTAAGGGAACTGGTGAGAAAGGCCACTCTGTCCCTAGACAGGAGGCACAGCCGCCTCCTACAGATGCACACAGACCAGACAGATAAAGAGCTTGACTGATAACTGCCAAGGCCTCTGAGAACAGAAGATAACTCCCCCAAGGTGGGAGCAGCTGCCCTCGTCACCCACAGGCTTGGAGTGTTTGCCTCCTGTTCCCTCATCAGAGAGCACTGGAGGGGAGCACTGTCTGCTAGGAGTCAACTAGCAAGGACTCCCAGCCTGAGAGAACTGGCTCTGTGAGGTGCAAATGGTACAGCCCAGATGGGATCTGGCTGCACATTCCCAGCCAGCCTTGACTAcaccaggaactcactatgtaagacCAGAGATAGGAGGCAGGGCCAGCCCTGCCTCCTAGGTTCTCAGATTAAAGGCCGAACTCTTGTTTTTACACATGCCCAGGATCCCAGATTCCCAGGGACTGGCATTGCATGGGCAGCCCGGAGCCTGTGGCTTACAAATTCTTCCAGGTCTGGGTCAGTGGTGAAGAAGTCTTGCAGGCGCATGTTCCAATCCTTCCTGCGCCGGAGGACCCCGTGGCAGCGCTGTGGGAGGCACATATAGCAGCTCCAGGGTTCCTGCAGCTTGGCATCCTCGGCTGTGCCCGCACCCACCAGCACCTCCAGACACTCCACACAGAAGCACCTGTACCAAGTATCCAGAGGGAATGGGCATCAAGGTTGCCAGGCAACCGTCCTGCAGGCCCAGTTCCCCAGGACATGACCATCCCTGCCCAGTGGTCAAACTCCTGCCTCCAAGTGTTTCTGAGCCATAGGGTAACAGGCCACATCTTGGACATGGATCACCCAATATCCTCCAAATGTAGAGCCTTTCACAGAAAGCCCCAGGCCTGACCTCATGAGCACAGCTGGCCTGTACCTCAGCCAGGTACCCAGCACTTTACCTCAATCCAGTCCACGACTGTGAGCACCAGATTCCACAGAATATCCACTGGGTGCtcgttttctgttcttttgagcTGCCTACAGGCTGTGGGATCTGTGGGGTATGACCCAGGACCCAAGGCCCTCTggtccagccccacccccaggggCACTCACCTGCAGCAGCTCGTGTTGCTGCACAGAAGCAGTTCTCGGCCCTCACAGCACACGGTGCAGTATGATTGATAGCCATCCTCATCATACATGTAGAAGAGCTCCAGGAAGCGATCCTGACCAGAGAGAAGCAGGTGAGACCACAGGCCTGGCCTCAGCCACGCCTGGCTAGCAAGCTGACTGCGGCCCTAGGTGGTGGCCTGGCACGCTCTTCGGGACAGTACATGTGATCTGAGTGCCTTGTGGAGGGCCTTCTCTCTGCATCACCTGTCCCCAAACAGGAAGGGAGAGTGGTGTGCCCTGGGGAAACTGCCCACTAGTGCCTGGAGCAGGAACTCTGCTGGGGGCCTGGATGGGGACAGATGTGGCAGGGGACAGATGTGGCAGGAAGACTTACTCGGCAACTCTGACAGAGCCCACCCTCAAAGAGGGGGTGGAAGGACACAGGGTTCTTCTTACCGCAGGACAGACAGCGGTCTGAAAGAAAGACAGGGGGTCAGAGATGTGGAAGTCAAGGGCCTATCAGCAACTGCTCAAGTAAAACAGGACAGTTCTGCCTAAGACTACCCTGTGTCAATGTCCTGTGTTTCAATGTAACCATCACAAAAGAGGTGTGTCAAGAAGAGAAAGTTCTAATACTTTGAAGGGTAACCTTAAGAAAAAAAGCATACCATGGGGACAAAAACATAGGCACTAACAGTAACTGCAATTTGCTTCGCAGATGACATGACCACACCCACCAATAAGGTAGCATTCACATGGCTTTAGACACCCAGTTGTCTTTCTACCTTGAAACAATCTATTAGTTAAAATATGACCCAATACCAGGTCTGGATCAGTTTATTTCTCATGTGGCCCTTATACTGGCCCACAATAGCCAGGTTTACTAGTGGAcaccttcaaccccagcacttaaaaggcagaggcaggggtagtATCTTTTTTAAGCTGATCTATAAGCTGGTCTAAGGAATGAAACCATACTTTGATTAATACATGGGTCCTGAGAGAAAGAGATTTCATGTGTTAACTGTGGAAATGCAGGAAATGGGTTTTGGCCAAGTATTGTGGCACACCTATAACGGAGGACTCGAGTagccatgagttcaaggacagcctgttcCACAAAGTGAATGCAGGGCAGTCAAGGGTACGCAGAGACAAATATGTCATGATGGGGGTTGGGGTGACAAAACAAAATGGATTCATATTGGATCTCTCATACTATTATTATTTGGTGGGTTTTCTTCTCACTGAGAGTGTATATGAAGTCATTGCTGTGAC belongs to Meriones unguiculatus strain TT.TT164.6M chromosome 4, Bangor_MerUng_6.1, whole genome shotgun sequence and includes:
- the LOC110550088 gene encoding DNA (cytosine-5)-methyltransferase 3B isoform X8, producing the protein MKGDSRHLNEEEGASGSEDCIIINGNCSDQSSDTKDAPSPPVLEAICTEAVCTPESRGRRSRSRLSKREVSSLLSYSQDSTDGGRDHEVDDDEGSDILLMPKLTRETKDTRTSWESPAVRTRNSNSSTSLERQRASPRVTRGRQGRRHVQEYPVEFPATRSRRRRASSSASTPWSSPASPCLIEEVTPQGSSTPSVDLSQDDHEDGIDTTQLDAESREGDSTEYQDEKEFGIGDLVWGKIKGFSWWPAMVVSWKATSKRQAMPGMRWVQWFGDGKFSEISADKLVALGLFSQHFNLATFNKLVSYRKAMYHTLEKARLRAGKSFPSSPGDSLEDQLKPMLEWAHGGFKPTGIEGLKPSNKQPEVRSRRRTANDSVTSEYCPPPKRLKTNSYGGKERGEDEESRERMASDVAQNKGNLEDRCLSCGKKNPVSFHPLFEGGLCQSCRDRFLELFYMYDEDGYQSYCTVCCEGRELLLCSNTSCCRCFCVECLEVLVGAGTAEDAKLQEPWSCYMCLPQRCHGVLRRRKDWNMRLQDFFTTDPDLEEFEPPKLYPAIPAARRRPIRVLSLFDGIATGYLVLKDLGIKVEKYVASEVCAESIAVGTVKHEGQIKYVNDVRKITKKNIEEWGPFDLVIGGSPCNDLSNVNPARKGLYEGTGRLFFEFYHLLNYTRPKEGDNRPFFWMFENVVAMKVNDKKDISRFLACNPVMIDAIKVSAAHRARYFWGNLPGMNRPVIASKNDRLELQDCLEFSRTAKLKKVQTITTKSNSIRQGKNQLFPVVMNGKDDVLWCTELERIFGFPAHYTDVSNMGRGARQKLLGRSWSVPVIRHLFAPLKDYFACE
- the LOC110550088 gene encoding DNA (cytosine-5)-methyltransferase 3B isoform X1, with the protein product MKGDSRHLNEEEGASGSEDCIIINGNCSDQSSDTKDAPSPPVLEAICTEAVCTPESRGRRSRSRLSKREVSSLLSYSQDSTDGGRDHEVDDDEGSDILLMPKLTRETKDTRTSWESPASRRRRASSSASTPWSSPASPCLIEEVTPQGSSTPSVDLSQDDHEDGIDTTQLDAESREGDSTEYQDEKEFGIGDLVWGKIKGFSWWPAMVVSWKATSKRQAMPGMRWVQWFGDGKFSEISADKLVALGLFSQHFNLATFNKLVSYRKAMYHTLEKARLRAGKSFPSSPGDSLEDQLKPMLEWAHGGFKPTGIEGLKPSNKQPVANKSKVRRAGSRKLGPRKHEVRSRRRTANDSVTSEYCPPPKRLKTNSYGGKERGEDEESRERMASDVAQNKGNLEDRCLSCGKKNPVSFHPLFEGGLCQSCRDRFLELFYMYDEDGYQSYCTVCCEGRELLLCSNTSCCRCFCVECLEVLVGAGTAEDAKLQEPWSCYMCLPQRCHGVLRRRKDWNMRLQDFFTTDPDLEEFEPPKLYPAIPAARRRPIRVLSLFDGIATGYLVLKDLGIKVEKYVASEVCAESIAVGTVKHEGQIKYVNDVRKITKKNIEEWGPFDLVIGGSPCNDLSNVNPARKGLYEGTGRLFFEFYHLLNYTRPKEGDNRPFFWMFENVVAMKVNDKKDISRFLACNPVMIDAIKVSAAHRARYFWGNLPGMNRPVIASKNDRLELQDCLEFSRTAKLKKVQTITTKSNSIRQGKNQLFPVVMNGKDDVLWCTELERIFGFPAHYTDVSNMGRGARQKLLGRSWSVPVIRHLFAPLKDYFACE
- the LOC110550088 gene encoding DNA (cytosine-5)-methyltransferase 3B isoform X2, which codes for MKGDSRHLNEEEGASGSEDCIIINGNCSDQSSDTKDAPSPPVLEAICTEAVCTPESRGRRSRSRLSKREVSSLLSYSQDSTDGGRDHEVDDDEGSDILLMPKLTRETKDTRTSWESPASRRRRASSSASTPWSSPASPCLIEEVTPQGSSTPSVDLSQDDHEDGIDTTQLDAESREGDSTEYQDEKEFGIGDLVWGKIKGFSWWPAMVVSWKATSKRQAMPGMRWVQWFGDGKFSEISADKLVALGLFSQHFNLATFNKLVSYRKAMYHTLEKARLRAGKSFPSSPGDSLEDQLKPMLEWAHGGFKPTGIEGLKPSNKQPEVRSRRRTANDSVTSEYCPPPKRLKTNSYGGKERGEDEESRERMASDVAQNKGNLEDRCLSCGKKNPVSFHPLFEGGLCQSCRDRFLELFYMYDEDGYQSYCTVCCEGRELLLCSNTSCCRCFCVECLEVLVGAGTAEDAKLQEPWSCYMCLPQRCHGVLRRRKDWNMRLQDFFTTDPDLEEFEPPKLYPAIPAARRRPIRVLSLFDGIATGYLVLKDLGIKVEKYVASEVCAESIAVGTVKHEGQIKYVNDVRKITKKNIEEWGPFDLVIGGSPCNDLSNVNPARKGLYEGTGRLFFEFYHLLNYTRPKEGDNRPFFWMFENVVAMKVNDKKDISRFLACNPVMIDAIKVSAAHRARYFWGNLPGMNRPVIASKNDRLELQDCLEFSRTAKLKKVQTITTKSNSIRQGKNQLFPVVMNGKDDVLWCTELERIFGFPAHYTDVSNMGRGARQKLLGRSWSVPVIRHLFAPLKDYFACE